CTAGCCCGTTCGCCCTTCACGATCCCTTAAACACTTCGACCCCCGCATCTGCGGGGGCCGAAGCGAACTCTCTCGTACGAGCTGAGGTGTGGCCTTACGACACGCGCCGAGAGGACGCGCGGCGCAGAAGCAGACCGGCACCGATCATCCCGACGCCCGCCGTGGCATACAGCCCCAGATCTGCACCGGTGAAGGGTAGTGTCCCGCCGCCACCGCTGGCGACCTGACCCTCGACACCACCGGCCGGGCCACCGCCGCCTGCGACGACGCCCTTGACGCCGCCGCCACCGCCCGGCGGGCCGTTGTTACTGGCGGGGGAGGCAGCGTTTGCCGTGCCCGCACCGATCGTCGCGACAACTGCCAGCGTAAGCAGCGCAGCCGCAACAGATCGGCGCTTCAAGCGCTTTCCCATTGGTTCGCTCCGTTCCTTTGACACGCCTACCATTGTCGACACCATACCGCACCTGGCGGTCAGCATGCCAGTCATGGAGGCGAATTGTCGAGCTCGGGCACGGTCGAAGAGGGAAGCCAGAAGGCCGCATCGGCGCATGAGCGGTGGGCTCCCCCCGTGCCTGGTGGCTGGGGTGGCGTGGCGGCGTTCGCCTTCACGGCCGCCTCGGTCGGGCTGCTCGCCTACGACAAGGGCGGGTACTACTTCGGGGCCTGGCCGGGCGGGTATCTGGGCGTCTGGCGCACGGCGATCGCCGTTTCGGGCCTGGCCGCAATCGCTGTTCTGGCGGGCGCGCGCGGAGAATTGCGGATCTCGCGCTCCGCGCTCGTGGCATTCGGCGCAATGGGCCTCCTGTGGGCGTGGACCGCGGTGTCGTACCTGTGGTCGGACGATCGAGCGTCCACGGCCACCGACATCCGCTTCCTGCTGGTCTACGTCGCAGCGCTCGGCGCGCTGATCCTCGTGGCCGCGGGCGACCGGGCCGTCCCGGTGGCGCTGGGGACGCTCGGCGGGATCACCGCCGTCGCCTCCTACGCGATCGCGACCCGGCTCTATCCCGGCGTCTTCGGGATGTTCACCGCCGGGTCGGAGTTCGGGCGGCTGTACCAGCCGATCGGCTACTGGAACGCGCTCGGGGCCTACGCCGGCATCGGCGTCGTGCTGGCGCTCGGCTTCATGGCCCGGGGGGCGATGCTCGTGCGGATGCTCGCCGCCGTCGCGCTCATGCCGCTCGTGGCGACGATCTACCTCACGTTCAGCCGCGGAGCGGTGATCAGCCTCGGCGTCGCGCTTGTCGTGCTGGTCGTCCTCGACCGCCGCCGCGTCCAGCTGATCACGGCCGTCGCGGCCGGCTCGGTCGGGGCGATCGGGACGATCCTGGCGATCCACGGCCACTCCGCGCTGACGGCCTTCCACCGTCAGTTCGGGCCGCAGAAGGAGCAGGGCGAGGCCGTCGCGGCCAGGCTGGTCGCGCTCGCGCCGCTGGCGATGGGCGGCGCCGCGCTGTTCGCCGGCCTCGAGGCGCGCATCCAGGTGCCGCGGCGGGTGCGCATGCTGGCCGGAGCGGGCATCGTGCTCATCGCATGCCTGGCACTCGCGGCCGGGATCCACCGCTACGGGAACCCCGTCACGACCGTCCGCGACGCCATCTCGACGATCAACAACCCGGCGCCCACCTTCCCCGGCGGCGACCTCAACCTGCGCTTCGCGAGCCTCTCGCTGAACGGGCGCGCGCTCTTCTGGAAGGCGGCCTGGCATGAGTTCACCGCCGATCCGATCATCGGTTCCGGCGGGGCCACCTTCCACCACTACTGGATGCGCCACCGCCCGGTGAACGTGCTCGTCTACAACTCACACAGCCTCGAGCTCGAGACGATGGCCGAGCTCGGCGTAATCGGCCTCGCCATCGTGCTGCCGGCGATCCTCGCCCCGATCTGGGCGGGCATCCGCCGCCGCGCGCACCCGCTGGCCGCGGCCGTCACCGCGGCGTACGTCGGCTACATGGTGGAGTCGAGCGGCGACTGGACGTGGCAGCTGCCGGGCGCGACGCTGGCCGCGCTCGCCTGCGCGGCCGTGATCGTGAACCTCGGCGACGACCGCAGGGCGTTCGTGCTCACCGATCGGTGGAAGCTCGGGGGCGCGGTGGTCGCGGGTGTCATCGCGGTCGCGGGCGCCTGGGCCGGCTGACCGTTACGATCTTCCGTACCTTGACTGGCAGGCGCTCCTCCTCGGACACTGGGAGCATGCAGGTGGACAGTGTCACTCCCGAGCCGAACCTGCTCCGTTCGGTGACGATCGTCGGCCGCCGCACGCGCGGGTACACGCTCAACCTCTACCGGGAGAAGCCCGGCGTGAAGGTCGTGCGACGCGGGCGGTACCGGCGCGTCAAGGTTGGTCCACTGTCCGTCGAGTGGTATCCGTCGTAGCGACGTGGGAATCGACGACCTCCTCGGCCGGTCGCGCGCAGGCCTCGCGCGGCTGACGCCGCAAGCCGCGCAGGAGGCCGTCCGCGCCGGAGCCGTGATCGTCGACATGCGCCCGCTCGGCCAGCGTCGCGCCGAGGGGGTCGTCCCCGGTGCCGTCGTCGTCTGCCGCAACGTGCTCGAGTGGCGCGCCGACGGGTCGTCGGGGCACGCCGACGACCGGCTCGTGGGCAAGGATCTGATCGTGATGTGCGCGGAGGGGTACTCGTCGAGCCTGGCCGCCGCGACCCTCCAGGAGATCGGGCTTGCCGGCGCCACGGACATGATCGGCGGCTTCGAGGCCTGGCGGGACGCCGGCCTCCCGGTCGAGCCCTGCCCCGACTAGACGGTTGATCGGCAAGTCCTCGCGCGCCCGGCCGCACGACCGTGCGCGGTTCGGTGGGGCGCGGGTGCGGATGCGGCTGCGAACCGTGGCAACGCGCCTCGGCGTCCGCGTATTCGCAGACGCCTCGGACCGCCGTCAAGGGCATCGTTCGCAGCCGCCCATGAGCCACGGGACTTACCGATCAGCCATCAGGCGTTCAGGCCGACCACCGAGAACGTGCCGACGTCGATCAGGCCGTGGTCGGTGATCTTGAGCTCGGGGATCACGGAGAGGGCGAGGAAGCCCATCGAGTGGAACGGCGCCTCGAGCGTGCATCCCAGCGACCGGGCGGCGTCGCCGAGGGCACGGCTGGCGGCCACGACGTCCTCCGCCGGCGCCGCGGACATGAGCCCGGCCACGGGCAGCGCCAGCTCGGCCTTGATGCCGCGGTCGTGCACGGCCACCATGCCGCCGCCGATCTCGCCCAGCCGGCGCGCCGCCCGCACCATGTCGTCGTCGTCCACGCCCGCCACGACGACGTTGTGGGCGTCGTGGGCGACGGTCGAGGCGATTGCGCCACGGCGCACGCCGAGGCCGTGGATGAAGCCGAGTCCGACCCGGCCGGTGCCCAGGTGGCGCTCGATGACGGCGATCTTGGCGAGGTCGCGGACGGGGTCGGCGACCGCGGCCCCCTCGGCGACCCGCGGCGCCATCACGAGCGAGTCGGTCACGATCTGGCCGGGGCGCACGCCGATCACGCGGGCGTCGCCGCCCTCCCAGGGGATGCGCAGGTCGCCGCTCGTGAGCGGGGCGACGTGCACCGTGTTCCGCACCCAGTCGGGCACCTCGGCGGCGGGCAGGTCGGCGGCGGTGCGGCCGTCCTTCAGCACGGTTGCAGGCCGGAAGCTCTCGAGGTCGGGCAGCAGCAGCAGGTCGGCCCGGTAGCCGGGGGCGACGGCGCCGCGGTCGCGCAGGCCGTGCCACGTCGCCGGATGGTGCGACGCCATCACGAGCGCGTCGGCGGGATCGACCCCGGCGGCGACCGCGGCGCGCACCATCGAATTGATGTGGCCCTCCGAGACGATGTGCTCGGGGTCGCGGTCGTCAGTGCAGAACGCGAGCCGGTTCGGCCCGAACTCGGAGACGAGCGGGATCAGGGCCTCCAGGTTGCGGGCGCCGGAGGCCTCCCGGATCAGCACCCACATGCCGGCGCGCAGGCGCTCGCGGCCCTCCTCGAGCGTCGTCGCCTCGTGGTCGGAGCGGATGCCCGCCGCGGCGTAGGCCTGGAGCGCCGGCCCGAGCACGCCCGGGGCATGGCCGTCGACGTGCTCGGCGCCCGCCAGGCCGAGCTTCTCGAGCTCCGACGGTGCCCCGGCGATGACGCCGGGAAAGTTCATCATCTCTGCCAGCCCGATCACCCGCCGCCGGCGCAGGAGGCCTTCCAGGTCGCCGGGGGTGAGCCGGCGCCGGGGCGACTCGAACGTCGACGCCGGCACGCACGAGGAGGCCATGAAGAAGACGTCGAGCGGCAGCCCCTCGGTGGAGTCGAGCAGCCAGTGGACGCCGTCGGTGCCGAGCACGTTCGCGATCTCGTGCGGGTCTGCGATGACGGTGGTCGTCCCGTGCGGCAGCACCAGGCGGGCGAACTCGTCCGGCAGCAGCCGGGACGACTCGATGTGGACGTGGGCATCGATGAGCCCGGGCACGACCCACATGCCCGAGGCATCGAGCGTCACGCGGCCCTGGTACGCCCCGACGCCGGCGATCCAGCCGTCGGCGACGGCGACGTCGGCTCGCAGCCATTCGCGCGTGAAGACCGAGAGGACGTGGCCGCCGGCGATGACCAGGTCGGCCGGCTCGTCCCCACGGGCCACCGCCAGTCGTCGCCCGAGGTCGCTCATGGTCGGAGAGTATGGGGCCTGGCCCCGGTGTTCAGGGGGCAGTCCTCCTTAACAATCAGCCGTCGAACGGGACGAGCAGGTCGCGGCCCTCGGGCACCCGCGACCACGGCGCCACCTCGACCACCCGCCACAGATGGCCTTCTCCGAGGCCGGCGCGCACCTGGCGGGCGGCCTCGGCGGCGCGCTCGCGCAGCAGCTCCCCCGGCGGCCGGTAGAGCGAGAGCTGGCGGTCGGCGGTGGAGCTGAGCGCGGTGATCTCGAGCCCGAGCCGCTCGACCGCGGCCGGCAGCTCGACCAGGCGGGGGGCGAGCGCGTCGCGCAGCCGCTCGAGCGAGGCCGTAGGCTCGCGCAGCGTCACCGGCCGCCGCCACGAGCCGCCCGCTGCCAGCCGGGCCGACATCACGAGCGCCCGCGGCGGCCGGCCGGCCCGGCGGGGATCGCCCAGCAGCCGCTCGACCAGGACGACGAGCGCCCCGCGCAGGGTGAACTCGTCGCCGACGGGCTCGGGGAACTCGATCGCCTCACGCAGCGGCTCGGGCGGCGTCCGCGGGGCGACATAGGTCTCGTCCTCTCCGCGGGCGAGCCGCCAGGCCGAGATCCCGGGCCGGCCGAACCGGTCGGCGACCGCCGGCAGCGGCAGCGCCGCCAGCTCGCCCGCCGTGCGGATGCCGAGCGCGTGCAGCGTGTCGGCCGTGCCCTCGGCGAGCGGCAGCCGGGCGACGGGCATCCCGGCCAGGAACTGGGCGGCGGCGCCGGCCTCGACCACGCGCGGCCGGCCCGGGCGGGCGCGCACGGCCGCCGCCTGGGCGATGAACCGGCCCGGCCCGGCGCCGGTGCGCCCGCCGGGGCCGAGGATCGCGCCCGTGGCCGAGAGCAGCCGGTGCAGGCCGCCGTGCAGACGCACCAGGCCGTCGGCGCAGAAGAGCGCGCGGCCCGGCGCGAGCGACTCGACCGCCGCGCCGAGCTCCTCCAGCCGCTGCAGCAGCGCTTCGGCGGCGTCGGCCACCGCGCCCGGGTCGGCGGTCACGAGCTGGAGCCGCGGGCAGCGGGCGAGGGCCTCGCCGACCCGCATCCCCGGCGCGACGCCGAAGGTGGCCGCGGCCGCGTTGGCCTCGCCGATCGCCGGCGGCCCGCCCGGCTCGGGGCCGAGCGCCGCAGGCTCGGACGGCAGCGCCCCCTTCTGCCCGGCGGCCACCCGGAGCGCGAAGCGGGGGACGAGGACGGAGACGATGACGGAGCGCTCGCGGGGCACGGCCGATCAACGATACCCGAACACATGTTCGGTGTCCACATGTGAACAAACGGGTCAGACCCCGTCTATTCAGCGGTCACGTGGTCGAGTCGGGGTCGATCGCGCGCAGATACTGGCGGCGGGCCGAGAGCGTCGGCAGCATCCGCTCGGCCGCGCGGGAGAACTCGCGCTCGTAGCGACCTCGCTCGCGCGCGGCCATCGTCTCGGCGTAGCGGTCGCGCAGCTCGAGCAGGGCGTCCTCGGCCTCCTCGACAGCGTCCATGTAGACGCCGTAGGCCTCCTCGGAGCCGGGCCGGCCGGCGTGGTCGTACGTGGCCTTGGCAGCCTCGATCCGCTTGAGCAGATCGGCGTTCTGCTCCAGATACAGATCGAGCTGCGCGTGGATCACGGCCGCGTAGCGGGGCCGGCCTGGAACCCTCATCGAGACGATGCTAGTGGATCGTCAGGCAACGTTTGCCGGGTCCGGCGGCTGCAACCCGTCGCATCGCGGCGTCCTCGGTTGCTCGCGTGCAGAGCAGGCGTCGCTCCCTTGCGTCCTTCGCTGCTCGGGTTTCGCGCCGTCGACACCACCAACGTCACCTGACCACCCACTGTAGACCCATCGCCGCGCGGCTACGATCGACGCCTCGTGCCGGAGTCGCTGCTCATCCGCACCTGGAACATCGCTCACGGCCGCGACGTGCCCCCCGGCGCCGAGCACGGCCACGTGCGCCGGAAGCTCCTGCGCGAGATGGCCCAGGTGATGATCGAGGACGACCCCGACGTCGTCCTCCTCCAGGAGGTGCCGGTGTGGGCGGCCGACCTCCTGCGCGAGCACACCGGCATGGGCGTGACGCTGGCGCCGACGTACGGCGCCCACATCCCGTTCGTGCACGTGCCGCTGCCGCTCGCCGTCGGCGCCGCCGTTGGCCGGGCGCTGCCCGATCTGGTGCGGACGCAGGTCGAGGGCCAGGCCCAGGCCATCCTGTACGGCCCGGCGCTCCTGCTCGTCTCGGCCCGGCGCGTGCAGCTGAACGAGCGCACCCGCCTGCGCGGCGAGCCCCGCATCGCCCAGCTGGCCCGGTTGCGCCATCGCAGCGCCGGCCGCGAGCTCGCGATCGCGAACGTGCATGCCGACCGGGGCGGCGACGAGCAGCTCGAGAAGGCCGGTTTCGTGCTCGAGCGGTTCGCGCGCGGGGCGCCGATGGTGCTCGCCGGCGACCTGAACGCCGACATGCGGTCGGCCGGCGTGCACGCGCTGCGGGCGCGCGGGTTCGTCGAGGAGTCGGGCGAGGTCGGCATCGACCACGTCCTCGTCCGCAACTTCGAGGTGGAATGGGCGGCGACGCGGTGGCTGCCCGAGCGGCGCGACCTGCGCCACAACGGATCGCGCCCGGTGCGCCTCTCCGATCATGATCCCGTCGACGCGGTGGTGAGCTTTGCCTGATCGAACCGAACTGCCCTCACTCGAGGGCTGCGCCTACCTGAACGCCGGCACGAACGGCCCGATGCCGCAGTCCGCGATCGACGCCATGTCGGCCGAGGCCGCCGCGATGCGCGAGCCGCGGATCGGCAACGCGGCGATGGAGCGGTTGCTGGGCCTGCGCGCCCGCGCCCGGGCCGCCGCCGCCCGCGCGCTCGGCGCGCCGGAGAGCGAGGTCGCCCTGACGTCGTCGACGTCGCAGGGCATCGGCCTCGTCTGCGCCGGCCTCGACTGGCCGGAGGGCGGCGAGGTGATCACGACGACCGAGGAGCACCCGGGCCTGCTCGGGCCGCTCGACGAGCTCTCGAAGCGCCACGGGATCGCCGTGCGCGCGGTGCCGTCGCAGGACGTGATCGCCGCGATCGGCCCGAAGACCACGATGGTGGCGATCTCGCACGTCCTGTGGACGACCGGGCTGATCCTGCCGCTGCCCGAGATCGCCGCCGCGGCCCACGCCGCCGGGGCGACCCTGCTGATCGACGGCGCCCAGTCGGGCGGGGCGATCCCGCTCGACATGCACGCAACCGGGGCGGACTTCTACGCGGCGTCCGGCCAGAAGTGGCTGCTCGGGCCGCAGGGGACGGGCGCGCTGTGGGTGCACCCGCGCCAGCACGACCGCCTCCGGCCGGCGACGCCGAGCTACTTCACCTACGCCGACGGCCACGTCGGGCCGCTGCGCGAGGGCGCGGCCCGCTTCGACCCCGGCAGCCTCGACACGACGGTGCTGGCCGGCTTCGCCGCGGCGATGGAGTGGGTCGAGGGGCTCCCGGGCGGCCGCGACGCGTGGCTGCGCGAGGCGGCCGAGAACACGGCCAAGGCACGCGCGCGGCTCTCCGCGGTCGCCGGCGCCTCGGTGCACGACCCCGGCGGGCCGACGAGCGGCCTGATCGCCCTGCGGCTCGACGGCCACGAGTCGGCCGACGCCGTCGCGCACCTGGCCGAGCGCAACGTGCTCGTGCGGCCGATCCCCGAGACGCCGTACGTGCGCGTGTCCGTCGGCGCCTGGACGGACGACGCCGACATCGAGGCGCTGGCCGCCGGCCTCGAGTCGCTGGGCTAGCGCACCAAGCGGGGTCAGACCCCTTTTGGTGCACCGCTCCGCGTCGCACCATCCGGGGTCAGACCCCCGGGGATGCAGGCCTCAGGTATCGTCCGCCGCCGTGGCGGACGCTCCCGACCTGGTGCACGATCGCGACGCGGCCTGGGCGCTCCTGACCGAGTGGACCAAGGCCGAGGCGCTCCTGCGCCACTGCCTCGCCGTCGAGGCCTCGGTGCGGGCGTACGCCGTCCACTTCGGCGAGGACGAGCCGGCCTGGGGCAACGTCGCCCTGCTCCACGACTTCGACTACGAGCGGCACCCGACGCTCGACCAGCATCCGCAGGACGGCGCGCCGGTGCTGCGCGAGCACGGCTACCCGGAGTGGTTCGTGCGGGCGATCCAGTCGCACGGCGGCCACACCGGCGTGACCCGCGAGTCGAAGCTCGAGCACACGCTGTTCGCCTGCGACGAGGTGTCGGGCTTCGTGCACGCGTGCGGCCTCGTCCGGCCGGACGGGCTGGCGACGCTCGAGGCGCGGTCGGTGCGCAAGAAGCTGAAGCAGCCGAGCTTCGCCCGCGGCGTCAACCGCGACGACGTGTACGAGGGCGCGGAGGAGCTCGGCGTGGATCTGGACGGGCACATCACGTTCGTGATCGCCGCCCTGCGCCCGATCGCGGCCGAGCTCGGCCTGCGCGGCTGACCGCGGTGTGACCGCCGGGGATGCCGCTACCCTGACGCGGTGGCGATCGCAGCTCGAGAGGGGATCGTGGAGTCGTTCGTGATCGAAGGGGGCGTGCCGCTGCGGGGCACGGTCCGCCCTGCCGGCAACAAGAACGCCGCCCTTCCGATCCTGGCGGCGTGCCTGCTCACGGCCGACCCCGTGACGCTCGACAACGTCCCCCGGATCCGCGACGTCGAGGCGATGATCGAGCTCCTCTGCGACATCGGCGCCGAGGTCGAGTGGCTCGGCCCGAACCGCCTGCGCGTGTGGGCCGCGGAGATCGCGAAGACGGCGCTCGACGCCGAGCTCTGCACCCGCATCCGGGCCTCGATCCTGTTCGCCGGGCCCCTGCTCGCGCGCGTCGGCACCGCCGACATCCCGCCGCCGGGCGGCGACGTCATCGGCCGCCGCCGCGTCGACACGCACCTGATGGCCTTCGCCGGTCTCGGCGCCGACGTCCAGGCCACCCGCAGCTACCGCCTGCGCGCGCCGGACGGCCTGCGCGGCGCCGACCTGTATCTCGACGAGGCGTCCGTGACGGGCACCGAGAACGCCGTCATGGCGGCCGTGCTCGCGCAGGGGCAGACCACCATCTCGAACGCCGCCTGCGAGCCCCACGTGCAGGACCTGTGCCGGCTGCTGACGGCGATGGGCGCGCGCATCGACGGGATCGGCTCGAACGTCCTCACCATCCACGGCGTCTCCTCGCTCGG
Above is a genomic segment from Gaiellales bacterium containing:
- a CDS encoding HDIG domain-containing protein, which produces MADAPDLVHDRDAAWALLTEWTKAEALLRHCLAVEASVRAYAVHFGEDEPAWGNVALLHDFDYERHPTLDQHPQDGAPVLREHGYPEWFVRAIQSHGGHTGVTRESKLEHTLFACDEVSGFVHACGLVRPDGLATLEARSVRKKLKQPSFARGVNRDDVYEGAEELGVDLDGHITFVIAALRPIAAELGLRG
- a CDS encoding endonuclease/exonuclease/phosphatase family protein; amino-acid sequence: MPESLLIRTWNIAHGRDVPPGAEHGHVRRKLLREMAQVMIEDDPDVVLLQEVPVWAADLLREHTGMGVTLAPTYGAHIPFVHVPLPLAVGAAVGRALPDLVRTQVEGQAQAILYGPALLLVSARRVQLNERTRLRGEPRIAQLARLRHRSAGRELAIANVHADRGGDEQLEKAGFVLERFARGAPMVLAGDLNADMRSAGVHALRARGFVEESGEVGIDHVLVRNFEVEWAATRWLPERRDLRHNGSRPVRLSDHDPVDAVVSFA
- the murA gene encoding UDP-N-acetylglucosamine 1-carboxyvinyltransferase; translated protein: MAIAAREGIVESFVIEGGVPLRGTVRPAGNKNAALPILAACLLTADPVTLDNVPRIRDVEAMIELLCDIGAEVEWLGPNRLRVWAAEIAKTALDAELCTRIRASILFAGPLLARVGTADIPPPGGDVIGRRRVDTHLMAFAGLGADVQATRSYRLRAPDGLRGADLYLDEASVTGTENAVMAAVLAQGQTTISNAACEPHVQDLCRLLTAMGARIDGIGSNVLTIHGVSSLGGCTHRVGADHIEVASFIGLAAVTGGEVLIEDAAVEHLRSIRHTFSRLGVTVEVEGDAVRVPAGQTLQIVDDVNAQIPKIEDGPWPMFPADLTSIAVAVATQATGTVLVFEKMFENRLIFTDKLVSMGARIILCDPHRAVVTGPARLYGERMASPDIRAGMAMLIASLCAEGESRIGNVGEIDRGYERIDERLRALGARIERVSA
- a CDS encoding aminotransferase class V-fold PLP-dependent enzyme, with the protein product MPDRTELPSLEGCAYLNAGTNGPMPQSAIDAMSAEAAAMREPRIGNAAMERLLGLRARARAAAARALGAPESEVALTSSTSQGIGLVCAGLDWPEGGEVITTTEEHPGLLGPLDELSKRHGIAVRAVPSQDVIAAIGPKTTMVAISHVLWTTGLILPLPEIAAAAHAAGATLLIDGAQSGGAIPLDMHATGADFYAASGQKWLLGPQGTGALWVHPRQHDRLRPATPSYFTYADGHVGPLREGAARFDPGSLDTTVLAGFAAAMEWVEGLPGGRDAWLREAAENTAKARARLSAVAGASVHDPGGPTSGLIALRLDGHESADAVAHLAERNVLVRPIPETPYVRVSVGAWTDDADIEALAAGLESLG
- the ade gene encoding adenine deaminase; translated protein: MSDLGRRLAVARGDEPADLVIAGGHVLSVFTREWLRADVAVADGWIAGVGAYQGRVTLDASGMWVVPGLIDAHVHIESSRLLPDEFARLVLPHGTTTVIADPHEIANVLGTDGVHWLLDSTEGLPLDVFFMASSCVPASTFESPRRRLTPGDLEGLLRRRRVIGLAEMMNFPGVIAGAPSELEKLGLAGAEHVDGHAPGVLGPALQAYAAAGIRSDHEATTLEEGRERLRAGMWVLIREASGARNLEALIPLVSEFGPNRLAFCTDDRDPEHIVSEGHINSMVRAAVAAGVDPADALVMASHHPATWHGLRDRGAVAPGYRADLLLLPDLESFRPATVLKDGRTAADLPAAEVPDWVRNTVHVAPLTSGDLRIPWEGGDARVIGVRPGQIVTDSLVMAPRVAEGAAVADPVRDLAKIAVIERHLGTGRVGLGFIHGLGVRRGAIASTVAHDAHNVVVAGVDDDDMVRAARRLGEIGGGMVAVHDRGIKAELALPVAGLMSAAPAEDVVAASRALGDAARSLGCTLEAPFHSMGFLALSVIPELKITDHGLIDVGTFSVVGLNA
- a CDS encoding rhodanese-like domain-containing protein, coding for MGIDDLLGRSRAGLARLTPQAAQEAVRAGAVIVDMRPLGQRRAEGVVPGAVVVCRNVLEWRADGSSGHADDRLVGKDLIVMCAEGYSSSLAAATLQEIGLAGATDMIGGFEAWRDAGLPVEPCPD
- a CDS encoding O-antigen ligase family protein yields the protein MAAFAFTAASVGLLAYDKGGYYFGAWPGGYLGVWRTAIAVSGLAAIAVLAGARGELRISRSALVAFGAMGLLWAWTAVSYLWSDDRASTATDIRFLLVYVAALGALILVAAGDRAVPVALGTLGGITAVASYAIATRLYPGVFGMFTAGSEFGRLYQPIGYWNALGAYAGIGVVLALGFMARGAMLVRMLAAVALMPLVATIYLTFSRGAVISLGVALVVLVVLDRRRVQLITAVAAGSVGAIGTILAIHGHSALTAFHRQFGPQKEQGEAVAARLVALAPLAMGGAALFAGLEARIQVPRRVRMLAGAGIVLIACLALAAGIHRYGNPVTTVRDAISTINNPAPTFPGGDLNLRFASLSLNGRALFWKAAWHEFTADPIIGSGGATFHHYWMRHRPVNVLVYNSHSLELETMAELGVIGLAIVLPAILAPIWAGIRRRAHPLAAAVTAAYVGYMVESSGDWTWQLPGATLAALACAAVIVNLGDDRRAFVLTDRWKLGGAVVAGVIAVAGAWAG